The DNA segment CTTCATGTCGGGCGGACTGATCTGTGCGATTGTCGAACCATCGATGAACTCGACCAACGAATGCACCACCGATTGCGGATGCACCACCACCTCGATCTGCTCGGGCTCGAGGTCGAACAGCCAGCGGGCTTCGACAATCTCGAGCGCCTTGTTCATCATCGTTGCCGAGTCGACGGTGACTTTTGGGCCCATGTTCCACGTGGGATGCACGAGCGTTTCCGCGACCGACACCTCGGCAAGTTGTTCCGGCGTGTGACGAAGAAACGGTCCGCCGCTGGCCGTGAGCACAACGCGGCGAACTTCGTCGCGCCGGCCGGCGTGCAAGGCCTGAAAAATGGCGCTATGCTCGCTGTCGACCGGCAAGATCTTCGCCCTGCTGGCCGCCGCAAGCCGCATCACCAGTGCGCCGGCCATCACCAGCGTTTCTTTGTTGGCTAGCGCGACGGTCTTGCCGGCCTCGAGGGCGGCCCAAGTGCTCCGCAATCCGGCGGCCCCGACGATCGCCGCTAGCACGACATCGATTTGCGGCCCCACCACGAGCCGATTGAGTGCCTCGGGGCCATAAAGCACTTCGGTCCCCTCGGCCAAGCCGTTCCAATCGGCAGCGGCGCCCGCCTCCGGATCGGTCACCACCACCCATCGGGGTCGCAGTCGCCGGGCTTGGTCCAACAGTAG comes from the Pirellulales bacterium genome and includes:
- the dxr gene encoding 1-deoxy-D-xylulose-5-phosphate reductoisomerase, translating into MTNRPTYVAVLGSTGSIGRNAVEVISGSSGRLQAVLLSAHRSCKLLLDQARRLRPRWVVVTDPEAGAAADWNGLAEGTEVLYGPEALNRLVVGPQIDVVLAAIVGAAGLRSTWAALEAGKTVALANKETLVMAGALVMRLAAASRAKILPVDSEHSAIFQALHAGRRDEVRRVVLTASGGPFLRHTPEQLAEVSVAETLVHPTWNMGPKVTVDSATMMNKALEIVEARWLFDLEPEQIEVVVHPQSVVHSLVEFIDGSTIAQISPPDMKLPIQYALNYPHRRSGPAPRMDFGRVLQLSFEPPAGQQAAALRLGWEAAKAGGSTGTVLNAANEAAVGQFLIGRLPFDQIVPACKAVVERHAFEMNPTLDRIFEIDRWAREETLQWINRCSN